CGACGCCTGGATTACGAATGGCTGGCCGAGGCCAACCCGAGGCTAGTCATGACCTCCATCACCCCTTTCGGCCTGAACGGCCCCTACCGCGACTACAAGGCCCATGACATAACCGTCATGGCTGCCGGGGGTTGGGCGTGGATCAACGGCTGGCCCGGCCATCCGGAGGAACCCCCGCTCAAGGCCTACGGGCAACAGACCGAGTACCAGTCCGGCGCGGCGGCGGCTGTGGCCACCATGGGGGCCTTGCTGGCCCGCCAGCGGGACGGGCGCGGTCAGCACGTGGAGGTCAACGCTCAGGCGGTGGTGGCCTCCTTTCTGGAGATGACCTTCACCGCCTGGCCCTACATGCACGTGGTGTCAGTGCGCTGGGGACAACGCCCCATTCAGCCCATCGATTTCTTCCGCTGCAAGGACGGCTGGATATTCGTCCTGTGCGTGGAGGAGCATCAGTGGAAGGCCTTCGTGGAGCTGATGGGCAACCCCGAGTGGGCCGAGTGGGAGATCTTCAAGGACCGGATATCGCGGGCCCAGAACTATGATGTCCTACGCCCCTACTTGGAGGACTGGATCAGCAACTGGACCGTCGAGGAACTCTACCGCGCCGCCAACGAGCGGCGCGTGCCCTTCGCGCCGGCTTCCACCATGGGCGACCTGCTGCGCTCAGAGCATCTGAGGGCGCGGGGCTTCTTCGTGACCGTCGACCACCCCGTGGCGGGACGCTACGAGTATCCGGGCGCCCCCTATCGCCACTCGCTGACACCCTGGGAGCTGAGGACGCCGGCGCCCACCCTGGGCCAGCACAACGATGAGGTCTTCCGAGGCCTGTTGGGGCTCTCTTCATCGGAGATAGAGTCCCTCAAGGCCAGCGGCGTCATCTGAGGGAGGGAGCCATGGCCGAGCACGGTAAGGGACCGCTGACCGGCATCCGCGTGGCCGACTTCAGCTGGGTGTGGGCCGGGCCATTCTGCACGCTGCAGCTGGCCCACATGGGGGCCGAGGTGATACGAATCGAGACCACCAAGCGCATCTGCGTGACGCGCATGCTGCCTCCCTGGGCCGAGGGACAGCCCAACCCCAACACCTCCGGCTACTTCAACCAGTACAACCAGGGGAAGCGGGCCATCACCCTGGACCTGCAGACGGAGGACGGGCAGGAGCTGGCCAAGCGGCTCGTGAGCATAAGCGACATCGTGGTGGAGAACTTTGCCCCCGGCGTCATGGAGCGCTTCGGCCTCGGCTACGAGGAGCTTCGCAAGGTGAAGCCCGACATCATCATGATAAGCATGTCGGGGTATGGGCAGACGGGCCCCCTGCACCACTACGTAGCCTACGGCCCGGCCCAGGTGCCCATGTCCGGCTTCTCTACCCTCACGGGCTACCGACACTGGGACCAGCCCATGCACGTGGGGCTATCCTATGGCGACCCCAACGCCGGCCATCACGGGGCGTTCGCCGTGCTGGCCGCCCTCTGGCACCGTCAGCGCACCGGCGAAGGACAGTACATAGACATGTCCCAGTGGGAGTCCACCGTTGTGCTGCTGGGGGACGCCATCCTCCACCAGCAGATGCTGGGCTACCAGCCGCCGCGATTGGGCAACCGCGACCCCCACATGGCACCCCACGGCTTCTTCCGCTGCCGGCCGGCCGACCCGGAGTCCCTCCCGTATGGCCTGTTGCCGGAGGACCGCTGGGTGGGCATCGCCTGCGCCAGCGACGACGAGTGGCGAGCCCTCTGCAGGGTGATGGGCCGCCCCGAACTGGCTGAAGACCCTCGGTTTGCCACCCTGGAGGCGCGGAAGCAGAACGAGGACGAGTTGGAGCGCATCGTCGAGGAGTGGACCCTGACCCAGGACCCCTTCGAGGCTACGCGCAAGTTGCAGGAGGCAGGGGTGGCCGCCTTTCCTCCCCTGTGCAACAAGGAGTTGGCCGAGGATCCCGGCCTCAATGCCTGGGGGGCCTTTGTGGAGAAGGAGCACCCCATTGTCGGAGTGCGCAAGCACATCGGCATCCCCTGGAAGCTGCCCGGTTCGCCCTGCGAGGTGTGGCGGGCGGCGCCGGTGCTGGGCCAGGACAACGACTACGTGTTCCGACAGCTCCTGGGCCTGTCGGAGCAAGAGGTGGCGTCCCTGAAAGAAAGAGGGGTCATAGTCTGAGGGGTGGGAAGCGTGAGCGGGCCGCGGGTGCTGTCGGCGGAGGAGGTCCAGGAGGCGCTGGGCACCCTCCAGGGGTGGGAGGTGCGGGAGGGACGCCTGCGCAAGCAGTTCACCTTTCGCACATTCCTGCGGGCCATCGCCTTCGTCAACGCCGTGGCGTACCTGGCCGAGGCAGCGGGGCACCACCCGGACATCACCATCAACTACAACCGGGTGACCCTGCGCCTCATCACCCACAGCGAGGGTGCCCTCACCGACCGCGACTTCGCGCTGGCCAGGGAGATCGACGACAAGCTGAGTAGCAAGCTGATGGTCCAGCCCGAGGGCCAGGAACCGACGGGCCAGTAAAAAGACCGCTCCGCGGGCGACCTTTCGCTGGCGCCTGCCTCGGGCACTTCGGGCCTCGAGTTTCCTCTCAGCCCTCTGCGCCCTCCGCGGTGCGCTCGCTACTCCGCCGCCCGGAGAGCACACATATCCTGCTCCTTCGTCGCGGCGTTGTCAAGGCCGCTTAAGGGCATTCGGAAGCATTAGGGGTATCTGGACAGGCGTCATTGCCAGAGGGATGCCTCTTGCCCAGTCCACCTCGGTTTTCGTGGCCTCGTAAGGCGGCAGAGGAGAAGGTGTCAGGGCAGGTGCTCGTGCTTCACGACGGCGATGAAGGGCAGGTTGCGGTAGCGCTGACGAAAGTCCAGGCCGTAGCCCACCACGAACTCGTCCGGGATCTCGAAGCCCACGTAGTGCAGGGGGACATCGATGAGGCGGCGGGCGCGCTTGTCCAGCAGGGCACAAACACGCAGGCTGGCCGGCTCCTTGGCCTCCAGATGGGCCAGAATGCGGTTGAGGGTCATGCCCGTGTCCACGATGTCCTCCACCAGCAGCACATGGCGGCCGCGCACGTCCTCCTCCAGGTCCTTGACGATGCGGACTCCCGGCTGGTCGCCGCTGCCAAAGGAGGAGATGGCCAGGAAATCGATGTCGGTGTGGAGGTGTAGCAGGCGCATCAGGTCGGCCATGAAGCAGATGACGCCCCGCAGGACCCCCACCAGCACGATGGGCTGGCCAGCATAGTCGCGCTCGATCTCGGCCGCCAGTTCGGCCACCCGCTGCTGGAGCTTGCCGGGGGATATGAGGACACGGTCCACCTCGGGCATGTCGTCGGGGCCCAGAGGTCCATAGCCGTACTTGGCCAGCAGACGGAAAACGTCTCGCTTCTTGAGGAGCTTGACCCGTACCTCGGGATACATCTGGCGCAGGAGGCGCACCTTGCGGTTCTTCTCGGTGTTGAGACCTCCCTTGAGGGTGGTCAGCTCGACATAAAGGTTGAATTCCGGCAGATAGAAGTCGGGGGTGAAGGCTTCCACTATCTGGCCGCCCTCCCAGCGCAGGGGGAAGGAACGCGGCTCGTATTGCCACTCGATGCCGTAGAAGTCGAGGATACGGGCGAACTCGGCCTCGGCCGGATGGGCGAACGGGGGCGGCACCGGTGGGGCCGCGGGGGCCTCCACTGCCGTGGCAGCGTGGGCGGCGACCGCGCGTCGACGGCCCCTCCTGCGGGCAGAAGAGGTCATCCGCTGACCAAGCCTCCGACTTTGGCTGACAAGCTGTCCAATTCCTGCTTCCTATTGTAAAGGCATAGCGGACGGCGGGCCAGCATCGTTGCTCCTGCCCTCTCCCCGCTAGTATCATCGTGACAGCCCGATGCCGACGGTCGAGGTCAACGGCGCCAGACTGTATTACGAGGTCCACGGTCGCGGCCCCTGGCTCGTCTTCGCCCACGGCGCCGGCGGCAACCATCTGAGCTGGTGGCAGCAGGTGCCAGTCTTCGCGCGACGTTACCGTTGCGTCGTGTTCGACCACCACGGCTTCGGGCTATCGCGTCGGGGAGACGAGGCCCCCGACCCGACACGGTTCGTGGACGACCTGGAGGCCCTCCTCCGGCACCTGGAGGTCGACGAGGTGCGCCTGGTGGCCCAGTCCATGGGAGGCCTCACCTGCCTGGGCTACGCCCTCCGCCACCCTCAGCGGGTCCGTGCCCTGGTGATGGCCAACACCCTGGTGGGCATGCGACGGGCCGTGTGGACCGCTGCCGGCGCCGAGGTCCGCCACCTGGCCCAGCGCCTTTGGGAGCAGAGGCGCTCCCAACAGCCGCGACGCGCTCTGTCGCTGCGGTTCGCCCGCACCCGTCCCCACCTGGCCTTCCTCTACCGGGAGATTGCGGCCCTCAACGGCCCTCGCCCCGATGACTTGCCCCGTCGCTATCCCGTGCTGGACCAGAGCGGTGAGGCCATCCGCTCGCTGCCGGTGCCGGTCCTGTTCATAGTCGGCGAGGAGGACGACCTCTTCCCGCCGCCCCTGGTGGAGGTGGCGGCCCGCCTTCTTCCCGATGCCCGCCTGCTGGTGGTACCAGGCGCGGGCCACTCGGTCTACTTCGAGCAGCCGGAGGTCTTCAACCGCGCCGTGCTGGAGTTCTTGGACGAGGTGGGCTAGAGTGGGTGATGTCGTGAGAACCCTGCACATGGGTATCGGGGCCATCGGGGCCGAAGTGGTGTGCCTGCTCGCCCGGGACCCCCGCTTCCGGGTCGTGGCCGCCGTGGACTCGGATTCCTCCAAGATCGGCCGTGACCTGGGAGAGGTGGTCGGGCTGGGGCAGCATCTCGGGGTAACGGTGGTGGGGGACCTGGAGCAGGCGCTGCGTCAGGGCGACGCCCAGGTCATGGTGCACACTGCTGGC
This sequence is a window from Dehalococcoidia bacterium. Protein-coding genes within it:
- a CDS encoding 4a-hydroxytetrahydrobiopterin dehydratase encodes the protein MSGPRVLSAEEVQEALGTLQGWEVREGRLRKQFTFRTFLRAIAFVNAVAYLAEAAGHHPDITINYNRVTLRLITHSEGALTDRDFALAREIDDKLSSKLMVQPEGQEPTGQ
- a CDS encoding CoA transferase, with product MAEHGKGPLTGIRVADFSWVWAGPFCTLQLAHMGAEVIRIETTKRICVTRMLPPWAEGQPNPNTSGYFNQYNQGKRAITLDLQTEDGQELAKRLVSISDIVVENFAPGVMERFGLGYEELRKVKPDIIMISMSGYGQTGPLHHYVAYGPAQVPMSGFSTLTGYRHWDQPMHVGLSYGDPNAGHHGAFAVLAALWHRQRTGEGQYIDMSQWESTVVLLGDAILHQQMLGYQPPRLGNRDPHMAPHGFFRCRPADPESLPYGLLPEDRWVGIACASDDEWRALCRVMGRPELAEDPRFATLEARKQNEDELERIVEEWTLTQDPFEATRKLQEAGVAAFPPLCNKELAEDPGLNAWGAFVEKEHPIVGVRKHIGIPWKLPGSPCEVWRAAPVLGQDNDYVFRQLLGLSEQEVASLKERGVIV
- a CDS encoding alpha/beta hydrolase; this translates as MPTVEVNGARLYYEVHGRGPWLVFAHGAGGNHLSWWQQVPVFARRYRCVVFDHHGFGLSRRGDEAPDPTRFVDDLEALLRHLEVDEVRLVAQSMGGLTCLGYALRHPQRVRALVMANTLVGMRRAVWTAAGAEVRHLAQRLWEQRRSQQPRRALSLRFARTRPHLAFLYREIAALNGPRPDDLPRRYPVLDQSGEAIRSLPVPVLFIVGEEDDLFPPPLVEVAARLLPDARLLVVPGAGHSVYFEQPEVFNRAVLEFLDEVG
- a CDS encoding CoA transferase, coding for MAPRALEGLRVIECGQMVAAAYTAKLMADLGADVIKVEEPPGDLARTRGPFPDGVPHPEKSGLFLYLNCNKRGVTIDLKRPEGQELLRRLVSQADVLVHNYPPPEMERRRLDYEWLAEANPRLVMTSITPFGLNGPYRDYKAHDITVMAAGGWAWINGWPGHPEEPPLKAYGQQTEYQSGAAAAVATMGALLARQRDGRGQHVEVNAQAVVASFLEMTFTAWPYMHVVSVRWGQRPIQPIDFFRCKDGWIFVLCVEEHQWKAFVELMGNPEWAEWEIFKDRISRAQNYDVLRPYLEDWISNWTVEELYRAANERRVPFAPASTMGDLLRSEHLRARGFFVTVDHPVAGRYEYPGAPYRHSLTPWELRTPAPTLGQHNDEVFRGLLGLSSSEIESLKASGVI
- the hpt gene encoding hypoxanthine phosphoribosyltransferase, whose product is MTSSARRRGRRRAVAAHAATAVEAPAAPPVPPPFAHPAEAEFARILDFYGIEWQYEPRSFPLRWEGGQIVEAFTPDFYLPEFNLYVELTTLKGGLNTEKNRKVRLLRQMYPEVRVKLLKKRDVFRLLAKYGYGPLGPDDMPEVDRVLISPGKLQQRVAELAAEIERDYAGQPIVLVGVLRGVICFMADLMRLLHLHTDIDFLAISSFGSGDQPGVRIVKDLEEDVRGRHVLLVEDIVDTGMTLNRILAHLEAKEPASLRVCALLDKRARRLIDVPLHYVGFEIPDEFVVGYGLDFRQRYRNLPFIAVVKHEHLP